One window of the Rosa rugosa chromosome 3, drRosRugo1.1, whole genome shotgun sequence genome contains the following:
- the LOC133737181 gene encoding uncharacterized protein LOC133737181, which produces MPKLKTIDSFFKRKEVEDTANNTTSGVNASSSSAEPPSNPQNTEEHQLENLGHDFNDVDIATIERDPGKRLKMWEYPPNKRDEIRRAYLKLGPYQIHLTEYPKSGNKHPRRFQESWYTQFSSWLEYSPFEDAAYCLPCYLFTMKAACRPGWDVFSVKGFRNWKKVNDGNRCAFLNHIGEGSCSPHNKAVQACEDLLKQSRHIDKVINMQTRAQIVNNRLRVKTSIDAIRFLAVQGCAFRGHDETPESQNQGNFVELIKLLASYNEKVAQTVLENAPKSAKYTSPAIQKEILQVIASKVRKKIREDVGDSKFCIIVDEARDESKREQMALVLRFVDGEGFIQERFFDLSHVKDTGAATLKNEICVILSRHSLDVQNIRGQGYDGASNMRGEWKGLQALFLNDCPYAYYVHCFAHRLQLALVAASREVIPVHNFFSHLSFVINVVVSSCKRHDELQDAQIEEIAHLLSIDELESGKGANQIGTLKRPSDTRWSSYFLSLCSLVRLFGPTIAVLEKIEKESSNYCQRGDANAACKIPQTILSLAAVFRS; this is translated from the coding sequence ATGCCcaaactgaaaacaattgattcattctttaaaagaaaagaagttgaGGATACTGCAAATAATACAACTTCTGGTGTTAATGCTTCATCGAGTTCAGCTGAGCCTCCTTCAAATCCTCAAAATACTGAAGAACATCAGTTGGAAAATCTTGGGCATGATTTTAATGACGTTGATATTGCTACTATTGAACGAGATCCTGGAAAACGTTTGAAGATGTGGGAATATCCACCCAACAAGCGCGATGAGATTAGACGTGCTTATTTGAAATTAGGGCCATATCAAATTCACCTTACGGAATATCCAAAGTCTGGAAATAAACATCCTCGTCGCTTTCAAGAGTCATGGTATACCCAATTTTCTTCTTGGCTTGAATATTCTCCTTTTGAAGATGCAGCGTATTGCTTACCATGCTATCTTTTTACAATGAAAGCAGCTTGTCGTCCTGGTTGGGACGTATTTAGTGTCAAGGGATTTAGAAATTGGAAGAAAGTGAATGACGGAAATCGGTGTGCATTTTTGAATCATATTGGAGAGGGTTCTTGCTCACCTCATAACAAAGCTGTGCAAGCTTGTGAGGATTTGTTGAAGCAATCAAGACATATAGACAAAGTGATCAATATGCAAACACGTGCGCAGATTGTAAATAACCGATTGCGAGTGAAGACTTCTATTGATGCTATTCGTTTTCTCGCAGTTCAGGGATGTGCTTTTAGAGGTCACGATGAAACTCCAGAGTCACAAAATCAAGGTAATTTTGTTGAGTTGATTAAACTTTTGGCATCATATAATGAAAAAGTGGCACAAACTGTTTTGGAAAATGCTCCTAAATCTGCTAAATATACATCACCAGCAATACAAAAGGAAATTTTGCAAGTTATTGCGAGCAAAGTGCGGAAAAAGATTCGAGAAGATGTTGGAGATTCTAAATTTTGTATTATCGTTGATGAGGCCCGTGACGAGTCTAAGAGAGAACAAATGGCTCTTGTTTTGAGATTTGTTGATGGAGAAGGTTTTATACAAGAGCGCTTCTTTGATCTTTCTCATGTTAAAGACACTGGAGCTGCAACTCTAAAGAATGAAATATGTGTCATTCTTTCTCGTCATTCACTTGATGTTCAAAATATTCGTGGACAAGGGTATGATGGAGCAAGCAATATGCGGGGTGAGTGGAAAGGATTGCAAGCATTATTTCTAAATGATTGTCCATATGCATACTATGTGCATTGCTTCGCACACCGCTTGCAATTGGCATTAGTTGCTGCATCAAGAGAGGTAATTCCTGTCCATAATTTTTTCTCTCATTTGAGCTTTGTTATAAATGTGGTTGTTTCTTCTTGTAAACGTCATGATGAGTTACAAGATGCTCAAATAGAAGAAATAGCACATTTATTATCTATTGATGAACTTGAAAGTGGAAAGGGAGCTAATCAGATTGGCACTTTGAAACGACCTAGTGATACTCGATGGAGctcatattttctttctttatgtAGCCTAGTGAGACTATTTGGTCCAACTATTGCAGTGCTTgaaaaaattgagaaagaaaGTTCCAATTATTGCCAACGTGGTGATGCTAATGCAGCTTGCAAAATTCCCCAAACCATACTGAGCCTAGCTGCTGTATTTAGATCTTGA
- the LOC133737182 gene encoding uncharacterized protein LOC133737182 produces the protein MEHSRDRAAGGSINSPPWFEGGCEKYTQWKIYMKSYLYAQDEHVWNIVENGWTIPMVKAKGESSSTSTPKPRKDWTDEEVRDLQADFKAKNSIFTALSEREKLRISHCDTAKQAWDLLQTTYEGNKKVRAQKLQALIFEFETMTMGDDETVDDFHGRILKISGQCRSLGAPFDEDKIVKKILRALPEKFHSKVTSIEDSFDIDEYPLDELIGNLKTYEMRLKPEKKNKGVAFKAVKGTEDEEETQDLALLTKEFKRFLKSKNSSRNSTVPRKNNYTSNGSYNDYNNKSGKGNFKGNHSGKPKCYECGGYGHISTECGNRKHENSNNKSLLSTWSDDESQEIENVALVSSFLPDSDSDESFSADDETNIRCRQLYKASKATLLKNLSLEKEVDFLRTEKEKLEQLLESANLQSEAADLQGDQGLLTWKTERNEHLNKIKLLELDVKGQRALNLELLAKNEALQEELKSTQERFTKFDVSSIAMSKLLESGKAPHDTCGLGYTGENSKCTKFVRASRPTVEKEEIFTDDSVKNVKEGQPNQNLQVNRDQESHTGQNRYANPRPFIPTCHHCGKIGHIRPRCNGRFSNSQHSQEKYTVESLSFELKEQKELINKLTEIVSKKNLPTDKRKVVWTKKNESKCLQSYIDKTDHTCLFACANKNRQRSHIEASCLVALTALADKRRDFWYVDSGYSRHMTGDKTWFTSFEDENTTGSVTFGDGRKANILAQGTVNTPGIPNLKNVLFVEGLTANLISVSHLADDYEDVWFNKQRCLVLNQKGEGIMGGKRSVDNCYHIQANESSSLQPCLSVKTTEETFELWHKKMGHVNYQDLLKLSSKQCVRGLPNLKGKTDKICGDCKIGKQTKAPHRMVNSATTTTVLELLHMDLMGPAQSESIGGKSYMLVVVDDFSRYTWVNFLKDKTETFESFKNLSQKLIIEKKSSNTSIVRVRSDNGTEFKNASFSNYFHELGVSHEFSAPITPQQNGIVERKNRVLLDMARVMLHAAGLSTNFWVEAISTACYTINRVFFRPGTDQTAYELWKGKKKPNVGYFHIFGSPCYILRDREHLGKFDARSDDGVFLGYSLNSRAYRVYNKRTRVVMESINVSIDDQCVKQEESYADPSPSSITPPEIAEASTDEEEEEIPDNIFEPAPIQRKGFKQVQKDHSSQDIIGNLKDGLTTRRKATAQA, from the coding sequence ATGGAACATTCACGTGATAGGGCTGCTGGCGGATCTATAAACAGTCCTccatggttcgagggtggatgtgaaaaatatactCAGTGGAAAATCTACATGAAATCATATCTCTATGCTCAAGATGAACATGTGTGGAATATTGTAGAAAATGGTTGGACTATACCTATGGTAAAGGCGAAAGGAGAAAGCTCCTCCACTTCCACTCCCAAACCAAGGAAGGATTGGACTGATGAAGAAGTTCGTGATTTGCAAGCAGATTTCAAGGCTAAGAACAGTATTTTCACAGCCCTATCTGAacgagaaaaattgagaatcaGTCACTGTGACACTGCCAAGCAAGCATGGGATCTTCTACAGACTACGTATGAAGGAAATAAGAAGGTACGTGCACAGAAACTGCAAGCACTGATATTTGAATTCGAAACCATGACtatgggagatgatgaaaccGTGGATGATTTTCATGGTAGAATTCTTAAAATCTCTGGTCAGTGTCGTAGTCTGGGAGCAccttttgatgaagataagatAGTTAAAAAGATACTCAGGGCCCTGCCAGAAAAATTTCACTCAAAAGTCACTAGCATAGAGGACTCTTTTGACATTGACGAGTACCCACTCGATGAACTCATTGGAAATCTTAAAACCTATGAGATGAGGTTAAAACCtgagaagaaaaacaagggtGTAGCCTTCAAGGCAGTGAAAGGAacagaagatgaagaggaaacACAAGATCTAGCCCTACTGACAAAGGAATTCAAAAGATTTCTGAAAAGCAAGAACTCTTCTAGGAATTCGACTGTGCCTAGAAAAAATAATTATACCAGCAATGGTAGTTACAATGACTACAACAACAAGAGTGGAAAAGGGAACTTCAAAGGAAATCACTCAGGAAAACCTAAGTGCTATGAATGTGGTGGCTACGGTCACATCTCTACCGAGTGTGGAAATAGGAAGCATGAAAATAGCAACAACAAGTCTCTACTTTCAACTTGGAGTGATGATGAGTCTCAAGAAATTGAAAACGTAGCACTTGTATCATCGTTTCTACCTGATTCAGATAGTGACGAGTCTTTCTCTGCTGATGATGAAACAAATATCCGCTGCAGACAACTCTACAAAGCTTCAAAGGCAACCTTGCTAAAAAACTTGAGCTTGGAAAAAGAAGTTGATTTTCTGAGAACTGAGAAAGAAAAATTGGAGCAATTATTGGAATCAGCAAATTTACAAAGTGAAGCAGCAGATTTACAAGGTGACCAAGGATTATTGACTTGGAAGACTGAAAGAAATGAGCATCTCAACAAGATAAAACTGCTGGAACTGGACGTTAAAGGACAACGAGCATTAAACTTGGAACTGTTGGCTAAAAACGAGGCATTGCAAGAAGAGTTAAAATCGACTCAAGAAAGATTCACCAAATTTGATGTCAGCTCCATTGCCATGTCCAAATTACTCGAATCTGGAAAGGCTCCTCATGATACTTGTGGGTTAGGATACACTGGGGAAAATTCCAAATGTACCAAGTTCGTAAGAGCATCAAGACCAACTGTAGAAAAGGAAGAAATCTTCACTGATGATTCTGTCAAAAATGTGAAGGAAGGACAACCAAATCAAAACCTCCAGGTAAATCGTGACCAAGAGTCTCACACTGGTCAGAACAGGTACGCAAACCCTAGACCTTTTATCCCTACAtgtcatcactgtggtaagATAGGCCATATCAGACCTAGGTGtaatggaagattttcaaactCACAGCACTCTCAAGAAAAATACACTGTTGAATCTCTAAGTTTTGAACTTAAAGAACAAAAAGAGCTCATCAACAAATTAACAGAAATTGTTTCGAAGAAAAACCTTCCAACTGACAAAAGAAAAGTTGTCTGGACcaagaaaaatgaaagtaaatGTCTTCAGTCTTATATTGATAAAACTGATCATACTTGTCTCTTTGCTTGTGCAAACAAAAATCGACAAAGATCTCACATTGAGGCATCTTGTTTAGTAGCCCTGACTGCATTAGCTGACAAAAGACGAGATTTCTGGTATGTTGACAGTGGCTACTCTAGACACATGACTGGAGACAAAACCTGGTTTACTTCTTTTGAAGATGAGAACACAACAGGATCAGTCACATTTGGAGATGGAAGAAAAGCAAATATCCTAGCGCAAGGTACAGTGAACACCCCAGGTATACCTAATCTCAAAAATGTGCTATTTGTTGAAGGCTTAACTGCAAATCTGATTAGCGTAAGCCATTTGGCTGACGACTATGAAGATGTATGGTTTAACAAACAGAGATGTTTAGTCTTAAATCAGAAAGGAGAAGGTATCATGGGAGGTAAGAGATCTGTTGATAACTGTTATCATATTCAAGCTAATGAATCTTCCAGCTTGCAGCCCTGTTTGTCTGTAAAAACTACAGAGGAAACCTTTGAACTCTGGCACAAAAAGATGGGACATGTAAACTATCAAGACTTGCTAAAATTATCCTCCAAGCAATGTGTCCGAGGCTTACCAAATTTAAAGGGCAAAACTGACAAGATATGTGGAGACTGCAAAATTGGAAAGCAAACCAAGGCTCCTCACAGGATGGTGAATTCTGCAACAACCACAACAGTCTTGGAACTTTTACACATGGATCTCATGGGACCAGCTCAATCTGAAAGCATTGGAGGTAAGAGCTACATGCTAGTAGTTGTAGATGATTTCTCAAGATACACCTGGGTAAATTTCTTAAAAGATAAGACGGAAACGTTTGAATCTTTTAAAAACTTGAGTCAAAAATTGATCATTGAAAAGAAGTCATCAAATACTAGCATAGTGAGGGTAAGATCGGataatggtactgaatttaaaAATGCCTCTTTCTCTAACTATTTTCATGAGCTTGGTGTGTCTCATGAGTTCTCAGCTCCAATCACTCCACAGCAAAATGGCattgtggaaaggaaaaatagggtaTTGCTGGACATGGCTCGAGTAATGTTGCATGCTGCAGGTTTAAGCACAAACTTTTGGGTTGAGGCTATCAGTACTGCTTGTTATACTATAAACAGAGTATTTTTCAGACCAGGTACTGATCAAACAGCTTATGAGCTGTGGAAAggtaaaaaaaaaccaaatgttGGATACTTTCATATTTTTGGCAGCCCTTGCTACATTTTACGTGATAGAGAGCATCTTGGAAAATTTGATGCTAGAAGTGACGATGGTGTATTCTTGGGATATTCTCTAAACAGTAGAGCTT